One part of the Glycine max cultivar Williams 82 chromosome 14, Glycine_max_v4.0, whole genome shotgun sequence genome encodes these proteins:
- the LOC121173456 gene encoding protein MAIN-LIKE 1-like — MSDGFCGTHLQIMVRTRGLGRALGQVTGRVIPASDVQDDPVEAPAAVEDIPADILVDAGVEAAEDQPQGFPGGPSDPSVLTAYADHVACSVWTGELSSHGRKVHSLGRPVPAIEGLIAGTRLSPLIACSVDTGDQGLLSAFVERWHQETSSFHLPVGELTITLDDVSSLLHLPVIGDFHAFEPLHVDDAVQMLVDLLMVSPESARVETVQCRGPYVRLQWVRDIYQRRCQAGHWTAAARAYLLHLLGCTLFANKSATNVHVVYLEALRDLSMTERYAWGVAALVHMYDQLNDASMSHSRQLGGYITLL, encoded by the exons ATGAGTGATGGATTTTGCGGTactcatttgcagatcatggttaggactAGAGGATTAGGTCGTGCCTTAGGTCAGGTCACTGGCAGAG TCATCCCTGCGTCAGATGTTCAGGATGACCCGGTGGAGGCACCAGCTGCTGTGGAGGACATTCCTGCGGACATTCTTGTGGACGCAGGCGTAGAGGCGGCTGAGGATCAGCCTCAGGGATTTCCGGGTGGTCCGAGCGACCCATCCGTGTTGACAGCGTATGCGGATCACGTTGCTTGCAGCGTATGGACGGGAGAg ttatcCTCTCATGGGAGGAAGGTCCACAGTTTAGGCAGGCCTGTCCCTGCCATTGAGGGACTTATTGCTGGTACAAGACTAAGTCCTCTGATCGCGTGTTCGGTAGACACCGGCGATCAGGGACTTTTGTCCGCGTTTGTGGAGCGGTGGCACCAGGAGACATCTAGTTTCCATCTCCCAGTGGGAGAGCTCACCATCACATTGGACGATGTCTCctctcttcttcatcttcccgTTATAGGCGACTTTCACGCATTTGAGCCCTTGCACGTGGATGATGCGGTTCAGATGCTGGTGGACTTGTTGATGGTGTCTCCAGAGTCTGCTAGGGTTGAGACAGTCCAGTGTCGTGGACCGTACGTACGCCTGCAATGGGTACGTGATATATATCAGCGCCGATGCCAGGCAGGTCATTGGACAGCTGCGGCTCGTGCATATCTTCTTCACTTACTGGGTTGCACtctgtttgctaacaagagtgcaaccaatgTCCATGTTGTCTACTTGGAGGCCCTTCGTGACCTCAGTATGACAGAGAGGTACGCTTGGGGAGTGGCTGCTTTGGTTCATATGTACGACCAGCTGAACGATGCATCCATGAGCCACAGTCGACAGCTTGGCGGTTACATCACACTGTTGTAg
- the LOC100799079 gene encoding mediator of RNA polymerase II transcription subunit 1 — MERSEPALVPEWLRSAGSVAGAGSSAQQFASSSAHTDSLSVRNKSSKNGSDFDSARSVFLERTSSSNSRRSSMNGSAKHAYSSFNRNHRDKDRDREKDRSSFGDHWDCDGSDPLANIFPGRMERDTLRRSHSMVSRKQNEVIPRRVVVDTKSGGSHQNNSNGILSGSNVSNSIQKAVFDKDFPSLSTEEKQGIADVVRVSSPALGAAASQSLPVGSSALIGGEGWTSALAEVPAIIGSSSTGSLSVQQTVNTTSGSVASSTTAGLNMAEALAQTPSRARSAPQVLVKTQRLEELAIKQSRQLIPVTPSMPKASVHNSEKSKPKTAIRNADMNVVTKSVPQQPPALHIANQSVRSVNSKVDAPKTSGKFTDLKSVVWENGTSPTSKDVSNPTNYSNSKPGNQHAVALGAASAPLRNPNNLKSPTERKPTSMDLKLGSNLEKKHSISQVQSRNDFFNLIKKKTLMNSSAVLPDSGPMVSSPAMEKSGEVNRGVIVSPSASPQSHGNGTELTSNGTHAHEEVHRLSDNEEKESNPSVTIYPDEEEAAFLRSLGWEENSDEDEGLTEEEINAFYQECKKLDPTTFKLCQGKQPKLSKLFESYASNLCESSAELSSSDPRSEA, encoded by the exons ATGGAAAGAAGTGAACCTGCATTAGTTCCAGAATGGTTGAGAAGTGCTGGAAGTGTTGCCGGGGCTGGAAGTTCAGCCCAACAGTTTGCCTCCTCGTCTGCTCATACTG ATTCTCTTTCCGTAAGGAATAAATCTTCTAAGAATGGTAGCGATTTTGATAGCGCTCGCTCTGTGTTTCTTGAACGGACATCCTCATCAAATTCGCGAAGGAGTTCTATGAATGGTTCTGCCAAGCATGCCTACAGTAGTTTCAACAGAAATCATCGTGACAAGGACCGTGACAGAGAGAAAGATAGATCCAGTTTTGGAGATCACTGGGACTGTGATGGTTCTGACCCATTGGCTAACATCTTTCCTGGAAGGATGGAGAGGGATACATTACGGCGTTCTCATTCAATGGTTTCCAGGAAACAGAATGAGGTTATACCTCGTAGAGTTGTAGTTGATACTAAATCTGGTGGCAGCCATCAGAACAATAGCAATGGCATACTTTCTGGGAGTAATGTTAGTAATAGCATTCAGAAAGCTGTATTTGACAAGGATTTTCCATCACTTAGTACTGAAGAGAAGCAGGGAATAGCTGATGTGGTTAGGGTTTCATCTCCTGCTTTGGGTGCCGCTGCCAGTCAGAGTCTACCTGTTGGTAGTTCAGCTTTGATTGGAGGGGAGGGATGGACATCTGCACTAGCAGAGGTACCTGCTATAATTGGGAGTAGCAGTACTGGATCTCTATCAGTTCAACAAACTGTTAATACAACTTCTGGGTCTGTAGCATCAAGTACAACAGCCGGCCTTAATATGGCTGAGGCATTGGCACAGACTCCATCCCGAGCTCGCTCTGCTCCCCAG GTGCTGGTCAAAACCCAAAGGCTTGAGGAACTGGCTATCAAGCAGTCAAGACAGTTGATTCCAGTAACACCCTCAATGCCTAAAGCTTCG GTTCATAATTCTGAGAAATCAAAGCCCAAAACAGCTATCAGAAATGCTGATATGAATGTAGTTACCAAAAGTGTGCCCCAGCAACCGCCTGCATTGCACATTGCAAACCAATCTGTTCGTAGTGTAAATTCCAAAGTTGATGCTCCAAAGACATCTGGAAAGTTTACTGATCTTAAATCAGTAGTGTGGGAAAATGGCACTTCCCCTACCTCTAAGGATGTATCAAATCCAACAAATTATTCTAACAGCAAACCAGGAAATCAACATGCTGTTGCTTTAGGAGCTGCCTCTGCACCATTGAGGAACCCGAATAACCTAAAATCCCCCACGGAGCGGAAGCCAACTTCTATGGATTTGAAATTAGGTTCCAATTTGGAGAAGAAACATTCCATCTCTCAAGTGCAGAGCCGGAATGATTTCTTCAATCTCATTAAGAAGAAAACATTGATGAACTCCTCTGCAGTTCTTCCAGACTCTGGCCCAATGGTTTCATCTCCTGCCATGGAGAAATCTGGTGAAGTAAATAGGGGAGTAATAGTTAGCCCTTCCGCAAGTCCTCAGTCTCATGGAAATGGTACTGAACTGACTAGCAATGGCACCCATGCTCATGAAGAGGTTCACAGACTTTCTGATAATGAAGAGAAAGAATCAAATCCCAGTGTTACAATATATCCAGATGAGGAAGAAGCTGCTTTCCTTCGGTCTCTTGGCTGGGAGGAGAACTCAGATGAGGATGAAGGCCTTACAGAGGAGGAAATCAATGCTTTCTATCAGGAG TGCAAGAAATTGGACCCAACTACATTCAAGCTATGCCAGGGTAAGCAGCCAAAGCTGTCCAAGTTGTTTGAATCTTATGCATCTAACTTGTGCGAATCTTCTGCTGAGTTGAGCTCTTCTGATCCCAGATCTGAAGCTTGA